From a single Porites lutea chromosome 10, jaPorLute2.1, whole genome shotgun sequence genomic region:
- the LOC140949947 gene encoding neural cell adhesion molecule 2-like, translated as MAMLVVKIGALLVITVGRSDGTVTLPSTERELATGSDPKVACTVTGETFDSWITPSGQRVTNSTTGRITVTVTGDTYTLNIDSVTAQDGGEYRCQGSSNSQSFTLNVNSDVSKVKALQFVKIGTTDKIVLGVSGYPKPTIEWKKGGKDLQPSSDTHYSLQADGSLSVINVKPEDQGNYTYVIKQPGYTKEGVIEVYAVEFPKITPFSSPRKYLTEGYSVSFVCKAKGIPAPKYTWYFQGNQINTVGNNLIKDGNLTITRVTSSSKGQYECKAYNEIKKPGKTAVKIGEDKTTVEIVDVFVAPKITSDGTDQILKKGQKFTLECEATGSPTPTVVWKRNGQIDRRQKKSDGKSVIEFKKIAVNDGGKYTCEARNRAVDSKGKTIVETLVRNINIKSPPYINKHASPSEVFSFIGNMDLTFVSCTFGGYPPPFVTMTFKGKLMSNDSVTANTSVRTDAKKKFGSYICHAKNDYGIKNQTVTLKQVEKPSVVRDLRGTSTCDSVTLTWKPPVTDGGMPINKYILRYDEKIRNIDGRETSYTITNLERNKVHNFILRATNKGEWGDTTSKEVETKEFCAPGRPIIYEPSSRNLDKSSFTLKWKRPEDTGGDSDIVYKIRYRDETDPERPGPWNNEETSELEIDIKDLDKSKQYKFEVRATNKGGESEPAEKYYLRSSYEARSSQPHLVASLTVTLVMAILQLRML; from the exons ATGGAACAGTTACATTACCATCTACAGAAAGAGAATTAGCGACAGGAAGCGATCCAAAAGTGGCTTGCACTGTAACAGGAGAAACCTTTGATTCATGGATAACGCCCTCGGGTCAGAGAGTCACAAACTCGACCACGGGGAGAATTACAGTTACAGTGACTGGAGATACATATACACTGAATATAGATTCTGTAACAGCTCAAGATGGAGGCGAGTACCGATGTCAAGGCTCCTCCAATTCACAATCTTTTACCCTAAATGTTAATT CTGATGTTTCAAAAGTGAAAGCACTCCAGTTCGTTAAAATTGGTACAACAGACAAGATTGTTTTAGGCGTGAGTGGCTATCCCAAACCTACAATAGAATGGAAGAAGGGAGGTAAAGATCTGCAACCAAGCAGTGATACACACTACTCCTTACAGGCAGATGGCTCTCTGAGTGTCATTAATGTGAAACCAGAAGATCAAGGAAATTACACTTATGTCATCAAGCAACCTGGTTATACGAAGGAAGGTGTAATTGAAGTTTATGCTGTAG AATTCCCAAAGATCACACCCTTTTCTTCTCCTCGGAAGTACCTGACTGAAGGCTACTCTGTATCGTTTGTGTGCAAGGCAAAAGGCATTCCTGCACCAAAATATACCTGGTATTTCCAAGGCAACCAAATCAATACAGTAGGAAATAATTTAATCAAGGATGGCAACCTGACAATCACAAGAGTAACATCAAGTTCAAAAGGCCAATACGAGTGCAAAGCCTACAATGAGATTAAGAAACCTGGAAAGACAGCTGTTAAGATTGGAGAAGATAAAACCACTGTGGAAATTGTTGATGTTTTTG TGGCACCGAAGATCACTTCTGATGGTACTGATCAAATCctgaaaaaagggcaaaaatttACTTTGGAGTGCGAGGCCACAGGTAGTCCGACACCAACCGTAGTCTGGAAAAGAAATGGACAAATTGACCGTCGCCAAAAG AAATCAGACGGAAAAAGTGTCATTGAATTCAAAAAAATTGCAGTGAATGATGGCGGAAAGTACACATGCGAGGCAAGAAATAGAGCAGTTGACAGTAAAGGAAAAACTATTGTGGAAACCTTGGTCAGAAACATCAACATCAAAT CTCCCCCTTATATCAACAAACATGCCTCTCCCAGCGAAGTGTTTTCATTCATCGGCAACATGGATCTAACCTTTGTGTCGTGCACGTTTGGTGGTTACCCTCCTCCATTTGTCACCATGACGTTTAAAGGCAAGTTGATGTCTAATGATTCAGTTACAGCAAATACAAGCGTCCGCACAGATGCTAAGAAGAAGTTTGGCAGTTATATCTGCCATGCCAAAAACGATTATGGGATCAAGAACCAGACAGTCACTCTAAAACAAGTTG AAAAACCCTCAGTAGTGCGTGACTTAAGAGGCACGTCAACTTGTGATTCAGTCACACTAACTTGGAAGCCACCCGTAACGGATGGAGGAATGCCTATCAACAAATATATCCTGCGATATGATGAAAAAATCCGAAACATTGATGGAAGGGAGACATCATACACAATCACCAACCTTGAACGGAATAAAGTGCACAATTTTATTCTACGTGCAACAAACAAGGGAGAATGGGGTGACACAACAAGCAAAGAAGTTGAGACTAAAGAGTTTT GCGCGCCAGGTCGCCCAATCATCTACGAGCCTTCGTCAAGAAATCTTGATAAATCTAGCTTCACCCTTAAGTGGAAACGCCCTGAAGACACCGGCGGCGACTCTGACATAGTCTATAAAATCCGTTACCGTGATGAGACCGACCCCGAAAGACCGGGACCGTGGAATAATGAAGAAACTAGTGAACTGGAAATTGACATCAAAGATCTTGATAAGTCGAAGCAGTACAAATTCGAGGTCAGAGCGACAAACAAGGGAGGAGAAAGTGAACCAgctgaaaaatattatttgagAAGCAGTTATGAAG